A stretch of the Pseudalkalibacillus hwajinpoensis genome encodes the following:
- a CDS encoding LysR family transcriptional regulator: MELRQLYYFMEVAKREHVTDAANSLHVAQSAVSRQIANLESELGVQLFIREGRNVKLTQVGHIFMDHAETAISEIERARQAVYEFLNPDTGTIRIGFPNSLAAKTLPTVISAFRKEHPSVGFQLRQGSVQDLTDAVSKGEIDIAFVSPVPKDRTDVDGHIFFTEKLLALLPISHPLADYPMLRLGQLKNEPFVLFRSGYALHHLVTSACQQVGFKPRIAFEGEDIDTIKGLVAAGLGVSLLPEITLSEQLPGETVKIELSEPNVTRTVGVIIPQGRELAPSERKFFEFLTHFYEVLNRFGQ, encoded by the coding sequence ATGGAACTCAGGCAATTGTATTATTTTATGGAAGTGGCGAAACGAGAGCATGTGACAGACGCAGCTAATTCCCTTCACGTCGCACAATCAGCTGTAAGTAGACAAATTGCCAACCTTGAATCTGAGCTTGGAGTGCAGTTATTTATTCGAGAAGGCCGGAATGTAAAGCTAACACAAGTAGGACATATATTTATGGATCATGCTGAAACGGCCATTTCAGAAATTGAACGCGCGAGACAAGCCGTATATGAATTTTTAAATCCTGATACAGGGACGATTCGAATTGGATTTCCAAACAGCCTTGCCGCTAAAACATTACCTACCGTTATTTCTGCATTTCGAAAGGAGCACCCTAGCGTTGGATTTCAATTAAGACAGGGATCTGTACAAGATCTTACCGATGCAGTAAGTAAAGGAGAGATAGATATTGCTTTCGTGTCCCCAGTGCCGAAAGATCGAACTGATGTTGATGGGCATATTTTCTTTACAGAAAAACTATTAGCCCTCCTCCCTATATCTCATCCCCTGGCCGACTATCCAATGCTACGGCTCGGACAATTAAAAAATGAACCATTTGTGCTGTTTCGCTCTGGTTATGCCCTGCATCATCTCGTTACTTCAGCCTGCCAGCAAGTTGGATTCAAACCACGTATTGCATTTGAAGGTGAAGATATCGATACGATCAAAGGACTAGTTGCAGCTGGACTTGGCGTAAGTCTACTACCTGAGATAACCCTTTCTGAGCAGCTCCCAGGTGAGACAGTCAAAATTGAGTTATCAGAGCCAAACGTCACGAGAACAGTCGGCGTCATTATCCCGCAAGGAAGAGAGCTAGCTCCTTCTGAAAGAAAGTTTTTTGAATTTCTTACCCATTTTTATGAAGTTCTTAACCGATTTGGACAATAA
- a CDS encoding thioredoxin family protein, whose protein sequence is MKKIETADSYQSFINNNDVSILKYEANWCPDCKRLDFFIDDIMNAHHEKQWAQIDIEQFPEITEENDVMGIPSLLVYKDGKKIGHLHSANTKNPDQVKEYLSQF, encoded by the coding sequence ATGAAGAAGATTGAAACAGCTGATTCTTATCAGTCATTCATTAACAATAATGACGTATCCATTCTTAAATATGAAGCAAACTGGTGCCCGGATTGCAAGCGTCTTGACTTTTTTATTGATGATATAATGAATGCTCATCATGAAAAACAATGGGCTCAAATCGATATTGAACAATTCCCTGAAATAACAGAGGAAAATGATGTCATGGGTATCCCGAGCCTTCTTGTCTATAAAGACGGCAAAAAGATTGGTCACTTGCATAGTGCGAATACCAAAAATCCAGATCAGGTGAAAGAATATTTAAGTCAATTTTAA
- a CDS encoding MFS transporter, with the protein MDKKLRFILITFLLGVFLGALDSGIVSPALTTLIEDLGIDLKWTVWVVTIYTLVYAVSMPIVGKLADLFGRKRIFLAGITLFALGSLLAGLSQSLPVLLAGRAIQALGGGGIIPIANAVIGSSFPKEKRGMALGLVGAMFGVATILGPNVGGFFVAQLSWRWIFFINLPIAVVIIIMGLKLPDDRTESKKPTLDWGGALVLSFLIVSLLLGLTNLETSEFLQSIQSLLVWPLLLISLVLIYPLIKVEKAAADPILKLSYFTDRNIVLALFISTITGIGIISMIFVPSFSEIILSLSRGQGGYVMTILAVASGFAAPIGGVLLDKWGAKQVVLLGFSLSLLGSLVFTYLADGWLTLSLGMVLSGVGIGFTMGTPLNYIILELTPDREAGAALSLVSTFRSVGTSLGPVILAGFIATSGSSTFSGSKITDGVRDMILSGYEHMYLAASVIFLTGLILGVFLKMPAKASQS; encoded by the coding sequence GTGGATAAAAAACTTCGGTTTATTTTAATTACATTTTTATTAGGGGTTTTTCTAGGCGCGCTTGATTCAGGAATCGTTTCTCCTGCCTTAACAACGCTTATAGAAGATCTTGGCATCGATTTGAAATGGACAGTTTGGGTCGTTACGATCTATACACTTGTTTATGCGGTAAGCATGCCGATTGTAGGAAAACTTGCTGACTTATTTGGAAGAAAGCGTATTTTTCTTGCAGGGATTACGTTATTTGCACTAGGTTCCCTTCTTGCGGGACTTAGTCAATCACTTCCTGTTCTATTAGCTGGAAGAGCGATTCAAGCCCTCGGAGGAGGGGGAATCATTCCAATAGCGAATGCTGTGATTGGAAGTAGTTTTCCGAAAGAAAAGCGAGGTATGGCTCTGGGTTTAGTAGGTGCGATGTTTGGCGTAGCGACTATACTGGGACCGAACGTTGGAGGTTTCTTCGTTGCACAGCTTAGCTGGCGCTGGATTTTCTTTATCAACCTTCCAATTGCTGTTGTTATTATCATAATGGGGTTAAAGCTTCCGGATGACCGAACAGAGAGTAAGAAACCTACACTTGATTGGGGCGGGGCGCTTGTTCTATCATTTCTCATTGTGTCCCTTTTACTAGGTCTAACCAACCTTGAAACGAGTGAATTTCTTCAATCCATCCAATCATTGCTTGTATGGCCATTGTTACTTATCAGTCTTGTGCTTATTTACCCATTGATCAAGGTCGAAAAAGCGGCCGCGGATCCTATACTGAAATTAAGCTACTTTACTGATCGGAATATTGTTCTCGCATTATTTATTTCAACGATTACCGGTATTGGGATCATTAGTATGATTTTCGTACCGTCATTCTCTGAAATTATCTTGTCATTATCAAGGGGCCAGGGTGGTTATGTGATGACAATTTTAGCCGTTGCATCTGGATTCGCAGCACCTATAGGAGGTGTTCTTCTTGATAAGTGGGGCGCCAAACAAGTTGTGTTATTAGGCTTTTCATTAAGTCTTCTTGGCTCACTCGTTTTTACTTATCTAGCAGATGGATGGCTAACCCTTTCGCTTGGTATGGTGCTGTCTGGTGTTGGAATTGGATTTACAATGGGCACACCGCTTAATTACATTATCCTTGAGTTAACTCCTGATCGAGAAGCTGGCGCAGCGCTTTCTCTAGTAAGTACATTTAGATCTGTTGGAACATCACTTGGTCCTGTTATCCTTGCAGGATTCATTGCGACTTCAGGTTCAAGTACATTTAGCGGTAGCAAAATAACGGATGGAGTAAGGGATATGATTCTATCAGGATATGAGCATATGTATCTAGCTGCTTCGGTTATATTTCTAACTGGACTTATTCTCGGCGTCTTTCTAAAAATGCCGGCAAAAGCCTCACAAAGTTAA
- the aldA gene encoding aldehyde dehydrogenase: MKSYQLYINGEFTNSHSEEMLEVINPATEEVISRIPKSDENDVQRAIEAAKASQRDWEKKPSIERAEYLYKIADKVEEKKEAFINMLTEENGKTVDASKAEVDLTIDYFRYMAGWARRYEGEVLPSDRPNENILVFKKPIGIVGGIVPWNFPMFIFARKVAPAFVTGCPIIIKPSQYTPNTACELASIIHEIGVPKGVFSLVTGKGSDIGTPLASSPDVQMISLTGSYPAGSKVMEAAAKNITKVNLELGGKAPAIVTKHANVDLAVEKITTSRITNNGQACTNAERVYVHVDVAEEFISKITNTFKNTKVGDSLNEDGCDIGPLANKQQIDSVEEMVNNAVKAGAVVKTGGKRVDRDKGFFFEPTVLTDVSQDMNVIQEEIFGPVLPIVVYSDFDKVLEMANDTHYGLSSSIFSDNMHEVMKASNVLRYGETYVNRENFEAVQGFHAGMGQSGIGGADGKHGLNEYLKTHVIYMEYDQDIK, from the coding sequence GTGAAAAGCTATCAACTATACATTAACGGTGAATTTACAAATAGTCATTCAGAAGAAATGCTCGAAGTGATCAATCCAGCAACAGAAGAAGTGATTTCAAGAATTCCGAAAAGTGATGAGAATGACGTGCAGCGTGCAATTGAAGCTGCTAAAGCTTCCCAGAGAGATTGGGAAAAGAAACCTTCAATTGAACGAGCTGAATACTTATATAAGATTGCCGATAAAGTAGAAGAGAAAAAAGAAGCTTTTATTAACATGTTGACTGAAGAAAATGGTAAAACAGTAGATGCTTCAAAGGCAGAAGTAGACCTAACGATTGATTACTTCCGCTATATGGCAGGTTGGGCAAGACGATACGAAGGAGAAGTACTCCCAAGTGATCGCCCGAATGAGAATATTCTTGTTTTCAAAAAGCCGATCGGAATCGTTGGCGGTATCGTGCCATGGAACTTCCCAATGTTTATCTTTGCTCGAAAGGTAGCCCCAGCGTTTGTCACAGGCTGTCCGATTATTATTAAGCCAAGTCAATATACGCCAAATACAGCATGTGAGCTAGCAAGTATTATCCATGAAATTGGCGTACCTAAAGGAGTGTTTAGCTTAGTTACTGGTAAAGGTTCAGACATTGGTACGCCACTTGCTTCTTCACCAGACGTACAAATGATTAGCTTAACGGGAAGCTATCCAGCTGGTTCAAAAGTAATGGAAGCGGCTGCTAAAAACATTACAAAAGTGAACCTTGAGCTTGGTGGTAAAGCGCCAGCGATCGTAACAAAACATGCGAACGTTGACCTAGCCGTTGAGAAGATTACGACATCTCGTATAACCAACAATGGTCAGGCTTGTACAAATGCAGAACGTGTATATGTGCATGTAGATGTAGCCGAAGAATTCATCTCGAAAATTACTAATACTTTTAAGAATACAAAAGTAGGGGACTCTTTAAACGAAGATGGATGTGACATTGGTCCACTTGCGAACAAACAGCAAATCGATTCTGTCGAAGAAATGGTGAATAATGCAGTGAAAGCTGGTGCTGTTGTGAAAACAGGTGGGAAGCGTGTAGATCGGGACAAAGGCTTTTTCTTTGAACCTACTGTTCTTACTGATGTATCCCAGGATATGAACGTTATCCAAGAAGAGATTTTCGGACCAGTCTTACCGATTGTTGTATATAGCGATTTTGACAAAGTTCTAGAAATGGCTAACGATACTCATTATGGACTATCTTCATCGATCTTTAGTGATAACATGCACGAAGTGATGAAAGCATCGAACGTCCTTCGGTATGGTGAAACCTATGTGAATCGTGAGAACTTTGAAGCGGTTCAAGGGTTCCATGCAGGTATGGGACAATCAGGTATCGGTGGTGCAGATGGTAAACATGGTCTTAATGAATATCTTAAGACACACGTAATCTATATGGAGTACGATCAAGATATCAAATAA
- a CDS encoding aminopeptidase, which yields MFDSRIIEFAEKLVQYSTKIQQGEHVLIEAFDVNNSLVRSIVKEVHKAGGFPHVNLRDNQILRELLMNATEEQITEWAEIDLNQMEKMDAYIGIRGSENINELSDVPEAKMALYNQIYKTKVHSNQRVKHTKWVVMRYPNESMAQLSGMSTEAFEDFYFNVCTMDYAKMSEAMDVLVERMNKADEVRIVSPDTNLSFSIKDIPAVKCAGELNIPDGEVFTAPVKDSVNGVITYNTPSPYNGFVFENVQLTFENGKVIDAVANDTERLNQILDTDEGARYIGEFAIGVNPFIREPMKDILFDEKIDGSFHFTPGQAYDEAPNGNDSSVHWDLVLIQRPEYGGGQIWFDDELIRKDGKFVPEALQVLNPENLK from the coding sequence ATGTTTGATTCTCGTATTATAGAGTTTGCAGAGAAACTTGTGCAGTATTCTACAAAAATCCAACAAGGTGAACATGTCTTGATTGAAGCCTTTGATGTGAATAATTCGTTAGTGCGGAGCATTGTAAAAGAAGTACATAAAGCAGGGGGCTTTCCTCATGTGAATTTAAGAGATAATCAAATTCTTCGGGAGCTATTGATGAATGCCACAGAAGAACAAATAACAGAATGGGCTGAAATCGACTTAAATCAAATGGAGAAAATGGATGCATATATTGGCATTCGGGGTTCAGAGAACATTAATGAACTTTCTGACGTTCCTGAAGCGAAAATGGCTCTCTATAATCAGATTTACAAAACAAAAGTTCACAGCAACCAACGTGTGAAACATACGAAATGGGTTGTGATGAGATATCCTAATGAATCAATGGCACAGCTATCAGGTATGAGTACAGAAGCATTTGAAGATTTCTATTTCAATGTTTGTACAATGGATTACGCAAAAATGAGTGAGGCAATGGATGTCCTTGTTGAGCGTATGAACAAAGCTGACGAAGTCCGAATCGTTTCCCCGGATACAAATTTAAGTTTTTCTATTAAAGATATTCCAGCTGTAAAATGTGCGGGTGAACTTAACATACCTGATGGAGAAGTATTTACGGCACCTGTAAAAGATAGCGTCAATGGCGTTATTACGTATAATACACCTTCTCCTTATAACGGTTTTGTGTTTGAAAACGTCCAGCTTACTTTTGAAAACGGAAAAGTGATTGATGCAGTTGCAAACGATACAGAAAGACTTAATCAAATTCTCGACACGGACGAAGGTGCACGATATATCGGAGAATTCGCTATCGGCGTCAATCCTTTCATTCGTGAGCCAATGAAAGATATTCTCTTTGATGAGAAAATCGATGGATCTTTCCATTTCACCCCAGGACAAGCCTATGATGAAGCACCAAACGGCAACGATTCTTCCGTTCATTGGGATCTTGTTTTAATCCAACGCCCGGAATATGGTGGCGGGCAAATCTGGTTTGATGATGAGTTAATTCGCAAAGATGGCAAGTTTGTCCCTGAAGCACTTCAAGTGTTAAATCCAGAGAATCTAAAATAA
- the egtB gene encoding ergothioneine biosynthesis protein EgtB — protein MVQQSIQLNELREQLLHAYEATRTMTNTLVEPLETEDFTIQSIPDVSPPKWHMAHTTWFFETFILKEYCENYKSFHEEFEYLFNSYYESVGSYFPRHARGLLSRPSIDKVRSYRSDIDEEMVTLIQEIDDSKLHQVADLVEIGLNHEQQHQELLMTDIKYNFSINPLKPVYRSLEVNSKEKATPLEWISFEGGLIETGINEDDGFSFDNERPIHKSWLEPFKLATRTVTNGEYLAFIKAGGYKEATYWLSDGWATVKKENWQAPLHWVEKDGEWYTFTLHGLVPLNIEEPVTHISYYEAEAYASFVGKRLPSESEWELAVRDQPIAGNFVEDGIYHPVASVKENEGRIKKAYGDVWEWTKSPYMPYPGNKPLDGALGEYNAKFMSSQMILRGGSCVTSVSHIRPTYRNFFGPDKRWQFTGIRLADDEL, from the coding sequence ATGGTACAACAATCCATTCAATTAAACGAATTACGAGAACAATTGCTTCATGCTTATGAAGCAACACGCACAATGACGAACACCTTAGTGGAACCACTTGAAACGGAGGATTTCACTATTCAATCGATTCCAGATGTAAGTCCTCCCAAATGGCACATGGCACACACAACGTGGTTTTTTGAAACGTTTATTCTGAAAGAATACTGTGAAAACTACAAGTCATTTCACGAAGAATTCGAATACTTATTTAACTCGTACTATGAAAGTGTAGGAAGTTATTTCCCTCGCCATGCAAGAGGTTTGCTGAGCAGGCCAAGTATAGATAAAGTTAGAAGCTATCGATCTGATATTGATGAAGAAATGGTTACTCTTATTCAAGAAATTGACGATAGTAAACTTCACCAGGTTGCTGATTTAGTAGAAATCGGATTGAATCACGAGCAACAGCATCAAGAGCTTTTAATGACAGACATTAAATATAATTTTTCCATTAATCCATTGAAACCCGTCTACCGTTCACTTGAGGTTAATTCTAAAGAAAAAGCTACACCATTAGAGTGGATCTCGTTTGAGGGAGGTCTGATTGAAACGGGTATAAATGAAGATGATGGTTTTTCCTTTGATAATGAACGTCCAATACATAAATCTTGGCTTGAGCCATTTAAGTTAGCGACTAGAACAGTAACGAACGGGGAATATCTTGCGTTTATTAAAGCTGGTGGTTATAAAGAAGCGACCTACTGGTTATCAGATGGTTGGGCAACAGTAAAGAAAGAAAATTGGCAAGCACCGTTGCATTGGGTTGAAAAGGATGGGGAGTGGTATACCTTTACGCTTCATGGGTTAGTTCCACTAAATATAGAAGAACCTGTTACACATATTAGCTACTACGAAGCTGAAGCATATGCAAGCTTTGTAGGTAAAAGACTTCCTTCTGAGTCCGAATGGGAACTTGCAGTTCGCGATCAGCCGATTGCGGGTAATTTTGTTGAAGATGGCATCTATCATCCCGTCGCATCGGTCAAGGAAAATGAAGGTAGAATAAAAAAAGCCTATGGAGATGTGTGGGAATGGACGAAAAGTCCTTATATGCCTTACCCTGGTAATAAACCGCTTGACGGGGCGTTGGGTGAGTATAATGCAAAATTCATGAGCAGTCAGATGATTCTAAGAGGCGGATCATGTGTTACCTCCGTATCTCATATTCGTCCGACTTATCGAAATTTCTTTGGTCCAGATAAACGCTGGCAATTTACCGGCATTCGTCTTGCAGATGATGAGCTATGA
- a CDS encoding Crp/Fnr family transcriptional regulator produces the protein MKIDKLTMLSQINLFEELEMNDLMQIDRVSDMQPLKKGTVILGPENPMKALFLLKKGTVRLYRSNAAGKQLTVDLLGDGNIFGETSSFSLNDDSVYAEAMSDVYVCVIGKDQFEELISENPKLAIKFIEILSSRLKEIYEMSENLALRSVKYRILSLLMKLSEKFGKRKNEWQTIDIKLTHYDIATMIGSTRETVSATISELKKAGYIKKTPLTFAIHAEQAISYMEENGE, from the coding sequence ATGAAAATAGATAAATTAACAATGTTATCTCAGATCAATTTATTTGAAGAACTCGAAATGAATGATTTAATGCAAATTGATCGCGTAAGTGACATGCAACCTTTAAAAAAAGGAACAGTCATATTAGGACCCGAAAACCCGATGAAAGCCCTCTTCCTTTTAAAAAAAGGAACGGTACGTCTCTATCGCTCAAACGCTGCAGGAAAACAATTAACTGTTGACCTTCTAGGAGACGGTAACATATTCGGTGAAACATCTAGTTTCTCTCTCAATGATGATTCCGTATATGCGGAAGCCATGTCTGACGTATATGTCTGCGTCATCGGAAAAGATCAATTTGAAGAACTTATTTCCGAAAACCCCAAGCTCGCCATAAAATTCATTGAAATTCTTTCTTCTCGTTTAAAAGAAATCTATGAAATGAGTGAAAACCTGGCGCTCAGGAGTGTAAAATATCGAATCCTATCGCTTTTAATGAAACTCAGCGAAAAATTTGGTAAAAGAAAAAATGAATGGCAAACCATTGATATTAAGTTAACGCATTATGATATCGCTACGATGATCGGGTCCACAAGAGAAACAGTGAGCGCCACGATTAGCGAACTTAAAAAAGCTGGCTACATAAAAAAAACGCCGCTAACATTTGCGATCCATGCAGAACAGGCAATATCCTACATGGAAGAAAACGGCGAATAA
- a CDS encoding glycine--tRNA ligase, producing MTISMDQIVSVSKHRGFIFPGSDIYGGLANTWDYGPLGVELKKNIKDAWWKKFVQESPYNSGLDAAILMNPKTWEASGHLGNFNDPLIDCKSCKTRHRADKLIEDALSTDEEDMIADGLSFEEMERLMKENHITCPECGSEDFTEIRQFDLMFKTHQGVTKSSTSEIYLRPETAQGIFVNFKNVQRSMRKKVPFGIAQVGKSFRNEITPGNFTFRTREFEQMELEFFCKPGNELEWHEYWKEYCKNWLLNLGVKEDSIRLREHAEDELSHYSNATTDIEYKFPFGWGELWGVASRTDYDLKQHMEHSNEDFTYHDQQTGEKYVPYCIEPSLGADRVTLAFLIEAYEEQELEDGTTRSVMHFHPAIAPFKAAVFPLSKKLSEEARAVHAELSKYFMVDYDEAGSIGKRYRRHDEVGTPYAITFDFDSVEDQQVTIRDRDTMEQKRMPISELKSFLEEKTQF from the coding sequence ATGACAATTTCAATGGATCAGATCGTTTCAGTATCAAAGCACAGAGGATTTATTTTCCCTGGTTCTGATATTTACGGTGGACTAGCAAATACGTGGGATTATGGACCACTTGGTGTAGAACTTAAGAAAAATATTAAAGATGCATGGTGGAAGAAGTTTGTTCAAGAATCACCTTATAACAGTGGTCTAGATGCCGCCATTCTAATGAATCCAAAAACGTGGGAAGCTTCAGGACATTTAGGTAATTTCAATGATCCTTTAATTGATTGCAAAAGCTGTAAAACACGTCACCGTGCAGATAAATTAATTGAGGACGCTCTTTCTACTGATGAAGAGGACATGATTGCAGACGGCCTTTCATTTGAAGAAATGGAGCGTTTGATGAAAGAAAATCATATTACTTGCCCGGAGTGTGGCAGTGAAGATTTCACAGAAATTCGTCAATTTGATCTTATGTTTAAAACCCATCAAGGTGTAACAAAATCGAGCACGAGTGAAATTTACCTTCGCCCAGAAACGGCGCAGGGAATCTTCGTAAACTTTAAAAATGTTCAACGCTCTATGCGTAAGAAAGTGCCTTTTGGTATTGCACAAGTTGGAAAAAGCTTCCGGAATGAAATTACACCAGGTAACTTTACATTCCGTACTCGTGAATTTGAACAAATGGAGCTTGAATTCTTCTGTAAGCCAGGTAACGAACTAGAGTGGCATGAGTATTGGAAAGAATACTGCAAAAATTGGCTTCTAAATCTTGGTGTAAAAGAAGATAGCATCCGACTGCGTGAGCATGCAGAAGATGAACTGTCGCATTATAGTAATGCAACAACTGATATCGAGTACAAGTTCCCATTTGGCTGGGGCGAACTTTGGGGTGTTGCTTCTCGAACAGATTACGACTTAAAGCAGCATATGGAACATTCCAATGAAGATTTCACTTATCACGATCAACAAACAGGTGAGAAGTATGTACCTTATTGCATTGAGCCTTCACTTGGTGCTGACCGCGTCACTCTTGCTTTCTTGATTGAAGCATATGAAGAACAGGAGCTTGAAGATGGCACAACTAGAAGTGTGATGCACTTCCATCCAGCGATCGCTCCGTTTAAAGCTGCTGTATTCCCTCTATCTAAGAAGCTTTCTGAAGAAGCGCGTGCTGTTCATGCGGAACTTTCGAAATACTTTATGGTTGATTATGATGAGGCTGGCTCAATTGGTAAACGTTACCGTCGTCATGATGAAGTTGGTACACCGTACGCCATTACATTTGATTTTGATTCTGTTGAAGACCAACAAGTGACGATTCGTGACCGTGACACAATGGAACAAAAGAGAATGCCGATTTCTGAACTGAAAAGCTTTCTTGAAGAAAAAACACAATTTTAA
- a CDS encoding L-histidine N(alpha)-methyltransferase gives MIKTSQSIQLVDFLSEQSDRLQEVLKGLTAPNKELEPKFLYDQYGSELFEEITQLEEYYPTRT, from the coding sequence ATGATAAAAACTTCGCAAAGTATTCAGCTAGTTGATTTCTTATCAGAACAATCTGATCGACTTCAAGAAGTTTTAAAGGGGCTGACAGCTCCCAATAAGGAGCTTGAGCCTAAATTTCTTTATGATCAATATGGATCAGAGCTATTTGAAGAAATCACACAGCTAGAAGAATATTATCCGACTCGAACATAG
- a CDS encoding glutaredoxin family protein, translating into MEQVTLFTITSCIDCYKMKQHLMVKNIPFEEVNLMEQPDRQDELIKVAGEFNVPFLVGGKEALSLEDLE; encoded by the coding sequence ATGGAACAGGTTACGTTATTTACGATTACAAGTTGTATCGATTGCTATAAAATGAAACAGCATCTTATGGTGAAAAACATCCCGTTTGAAGAAGTTAATTTAATGGAACAGCCAGATCGACAGGATGAACTCATTAAGGTCGCTGGGGAATTCAATGTGCCCTTTCTTGTAGGTGGAAAAGAAGCTCTTTCTTTAGAAGACCTTGAATAG
- a CDS encoding anti-repressor SinI family protein: protein MTMAKPKPKKVLDQEWVILMRAARELGLKKEEVQAFLRQHKNRHL, encoded by the coding sequence ATGACCATGGCTAAACCTAAGCCTAAGAAGGTACTTGATCAAGAATGGGTTATTCTCATGAGGGCTGCCAGGGAACTTGGATTGAAGAAAGAAGAGGTACAGGCATTCTTAAGACAACACAAAAACCGACATCTATGA
- a CDS encoding HAD-IA family hydrolase → MRILWDFDGTLFDTYPAFTKVMKELVSKDVKEEDILKELKVSFRHATEVFQLTEEQIKTFREMDNALSPEDKPPFPGLKTILQKAELNVIMTHKPREEVITILKYFNMEHYFADLVAGDDGFPRKPDPASYHHLNNKHQLDLAVGDRVLDILPAKEVGIKTCLFQNDSSGADLYVTNYEDLKNLLWPSS, encoded by the coding sequence GTGAGGATTCTATGGGATTTTGATGGCACATTATTTGATACATACCCTGCTTTTACAAAAGTGATGAAAGAATTAGTCTCTAAAGATGTAAAGGAAGAAGATATCTTAAAAGAGCTAAAAGTGTCTTTTCGTCATGCGACGGAAGTGTTTCAATTAACTGAAGAACAAATTAAAACGTTTCGTGAAATGGATAATGCTTTGTCACCAGAAGATAAACCACCATTTCCTGGTTTGAAAACTATTCTTCAAAAAGCTGAATTAAATGTCATCATGACTCATAAACCGCGTGAAGAGGTGATCACGATTTTAAAGTATTTTAATATGGAGCATTATTTCGCTGATCTTGTTGCGGGAGATGATGGATTTCCACGTAAGCCTGATCCTGCATCCTATCACCATTTGAATAACAAGCATCAGCTTGATCTTGCCGTTGGTGACAGAGTACTTGATATTCTCCCTGCTAAAGAAGTGGGAATCAAAACTTGTTTATTTCAGAATGATTCTTCAGGCGCTGATCTATATGTTACTAATTATGAGGACTTGAAAAACCTGTTATGGCCATCTTCGTAA